The nucleotide window CAAATAGTGGACGAATTCGTTTGCCTCCTGCTTTTAATGAATACAGCATCGACTCTTTTAAGTGTGCCGGTGCTTGTATCGATTCAACAAGTTCATACATTGTCGTTTCCAGCTGCGGTATATTATGATCAATAAACTGCTTTAACGTGTTTTCCATCTGTTAGTCTTCTCCATTCCCTTGTTGGAAAGCTTTCTTTTCACCATCTTCTCCAACGATTGAAATTAATTGCTGTTCTGCGTTTTGCAATGTATCATGACAAAGTTTTGATAGTTCCATTCCCTTTTTATAAAGGTCAATTGCTTCTTCCAGAGGAACATCGCCCTGTTCAAGCTTCCGTACAACTTCTTCTAATTCTGTCATTGCTGTCGCAAATGTCGGTTTTGTCACTTTGCTTCCCCTTCCTTTTGCACATGCTTTTTCTCAATTTTCGCTTCGGCATATCCATCCTGAAACGTCACCTGAATCACGTCGCCTTTTTCCAGCTCGTGAACTGATTTTACTACGTTTTTCTCTTTATATGCCACGCTGAAGCCTTTACTCATTAATGCGAGCGGATTTAACGCCTCCAGCATACGCAGCTGATTTGTAAAAGCGACTTTATTTTGTGCAAGCTGCTGCTGCATTCGATTCGTTAATGTTTGCGTACGGTGTGCGAGCTGCTGCTTGGCCGCAGTTAACTGATGCACCGGCGAATACAGCTTCATCCTGCTGTCTATTGTCTGCAGTTTTGATTTTTCATTCATCATATAAAGCTTCGCTGCATTTTGCAGTGATAAATCCACCTGAACTAGCCTTTCAATAAAAGGACGATATAATCGCTCAGGTGTTGCAAGCGGATAGGAATTTTGCAGTTTTGTTAAGCGATTGCGTTCAAAATTGACCTTTGATGTCATCATTTGATGAAGAATCGACTGATGATGAAGGATCTGCTGATACAGCTGCTGCTGATTCGGGACGGCCAGTTCTGCCGCAGCGGTCGGTGTCGGTGCACGCAGATCCGCGACAAAATCGGCAATCGTCGTATCGGTTTCATGCCCGACAGCACTAATAACCGGAATACGGCTTTCAAAAATCGCCCGTGCGACGATCTCTTCATTGAATGCCCATAAATCTTCAATTGATCCGCCACCACGACCAACAATGAGTACATCACAAAATCCATGGCGGTTCGCTAAATAAATATTTTCAGTAATATTCGGCGCCGCGCCTGCTCCCTGAACAAGCGTCGGATAAATTAATATTTCAGCCTGCGGATAGCGACGGTTAATCGTTGTACAAATATCGCGGATGGCTGCACCAGTCGTCGCTGTTAATACTCCGATTGTTTTCGGGAATTGCGGAATCGGCTGTTTGAAATTCGGATTGAATAGTCCTTCTTTTTGAAGGCGTTCCTTCAACTGATTAAAGGCGACGAACAATCCGCCAATCCCGTCCGGCTCCATCGTCTGTGCATAAAGCTGATACGCGCCGCTTGCTTCGTAGACATTGACATCGCCACGAATAAATACTTTCATTCCTTCTTCAGGCTTAAAAGAAAGTTTCGATGCCTGTGAACGGAACATCGTGGCGTTAATACGTGAACTGTCATCTTTCAGCGTAAAATAAATATGACCTGAACTATGTACTTTTACATTTGAAAGCTCTCCCGTTACGTACACATCACGTAAATGCGGATCGGCATCAAATTTTCGTTTAATATATTTTGTTAATGCTTTTACGGATAAATAAGAATTCGATGTCATAAACGTATTGCTCCTTTACGGTAGTTCTTATTTCGTATAAGTGATTTTGATGCGAACGGCGGTATTGCCGGTTCATCAATAAATAAAGAGGGAAAATAAGCGAAATATTTATCCTTAAGTATTCCTTATAGTACCCTATAAGCTAAAAATCACGATTTTGATCTACATCAAAATCGTGATTTTTGAAGTTAGATTATTTCTCTTGACCTTCTAACTCTTTTTCAGCTGCTTGTACCGTGTTTTCCAGTAACATCGTAATCGTCATTGGACCAACACCACCTGGAACGGGTGTAATATGTGAAGCAATTCCAAGAACATCGTCAAAGTCGACATCCCCGCATAAACGGTTGTCCTGATTGCGGTTAATCCCAACATCAATGACAACCGCACCTTCTTTAATATGCTCACTTGTAATAAAGTTCGCACGACCGACAGCCGCGATTAAAATATCGGCCTGTTTCGTAAAGGACGGTAAATCCGGTGTTTTAGAATGTGTATACGTAACTGTAGCGTCTTTTTGCAACAATAGTTGCCCCATCGGTTTCCCGACGATATGGCTGCGTCCTACGATGACCGCATGCTTTCCTGCAACATCTATTCCCGCATGTTCGAGCATTTTCATAACCCCATAAGGAGTACATGGCAAGTATGTATCCTGTCCAAGCATCATTTTCCCTACACTAATCGGTGAGAATCCATCCACGTCTTTCTCCGGAGAGATCGTTTGGATAACTTTATCCTCGTTGATATGTTTCGGTAATGGAAGCTGAACGAGAATACCGTGAATTGAAGCACGTTCGTTTAATTCACCAATTTTTTCAAGTAAAGCCTGTTCTGAAATATCTTCAGGTAGTTTGACAAGTTCCGAATACATCCCGATTTGCTCACAAGACTTTTGCTTGTTTGCTACATATGTTTTGGATGCGGGATTGTCCCCTACTAAAATGACAGCTAAGCCGGGTGTGATCCCTTTTTCTTTTAACGCCTGTACACGAGTAGCGACCCCTGTTCGAATTTCTTGACCGATTTCTTTACCATTAATAATTACGCTTGACATGTTGTTGCTCCTTCCAGTGATTACGACAATCGGAAAGGCTGCCTGTTGCTTGTATGTTTAATAAACACTGACGCTTGTTATGACAACCTACCTGTTAAATCTTGATATATTAATCTTTATAGAATTGAATACATTTGTTGATTTATTGCTCAGTAAATTTCGAAAGTACACCATTGACGAACTTGCTTGATTTCTCGTCACCGAATGTTTTAGAAAGCTCGATAGCTTCGTTCATGATAACTCTGTTTGGCGTTTCTTCTTCGTATAATAATTCAAATACAGCTAAACGCAAAATTGTTCTTTCAATTTTTGGCAGACGGTTAATCGTCCATTTTTCCAGGTTTTTTTCTAGCGCTGCATCAATTGCTTCGAGATTTTCAGTTGTCCCACGAACTAATTGCTCCAAAAAGGGATTCGATTTTTGTTCTTCTTCAAGAACATGGCCGATCGCCTCTTCTATTGTTAATTCTGTGCTGTCTAACTGAAACAAAGCTTGTAACGCTTTTTGACGCGCCTCTGTTCGTTTCATAAATAATAGCTCTCCTTCATAAGTAGCATTACTTGTTATCATAGCATATTTTGCAAGGCATCGCACAGTTTGACAGAAAATTTTTGGCGGTTAAAAGAGATTTTTGTATACTTCCTTAAAATGGTGAAATTTGCGATAAAAAAACGACATGTTCGAGATAAATCAACATGTCGTCTAAATTATTTTCGTTAATAAAATACCTGGTTTTTATATTAGGTAGTTGATTTCCATTGCGGGTCGGACACTTTCCGCAGGCGTGAGGCCAACAGGATGTTGGTCACAAAAGCGTTGCCACAGGATGTGGCGTTCTTAGCTTTTGTTCCTAGTCTCAGGCGTCACGCTATTCCTGCTGGAGTCGCCTCCCCTCCATTCCAATCAACTCGTTATAAAACTTACTGAAGGCCTCTTATATTATAAGGTGATATTAATTATTCTGTAATGGGATCATCAGCGTGCCTGTTTCGCGCTTTTCGTTTCCTGATTCCGGGAACTCAAACAGGTACGTCATTTGTTCAGCTGTTTCTTTTAGTACGTAGAACTGGAAATGCTCCATATTTTCAAGGAAATAACGGATGTCCTGCATCGCCATCAGCTCTCCTACTTCTTCATAGTGTGACAAGGCCTGCTTAAAATAAGCGTTAATCAATGTTAAATCTTCTTCATTTGCTATACGAATATAATCTTTGCTCATATCATTTTAACTCCTCAACTACATAATGACCTATTATAGCATAATTTCGATCGGGATTAGGAGACTGCCGTCATACGTCTTGGAGGACAATTTTTCCGATTAAATTTATCACTTAAACGCCTGTGCAGCTTTAACTGCTTTATGCCACCCAGTGAACAATGATTCGCGTTGCTCCTCATCCATTGCCGGCTCGAATTGGCGATTAAGTTGCCAATGTTGCTGTACTTCGTCGAGATTTTCCCAAAATCCGACAGCCAACCCGGCTAAATAGGCTGCACCAAGTGCGGTTGTTTCATTGATAGAAGGACGTTCAACAGGGACATTTAAAATATCCGACTGGAATTGCATTAAAAAGTCGTTCATGACAGCACCACCGTCAACACGCAATTTTCTTAACTCGATACCCGAATCGGATTCCATCGCCGACAGTACATCGCGCGTTTGATAGGCAAGTGACTCCAGTGTCGCACGAATAAAGTGTTCCTTCGATGTGCCGCGTGTCAAACCGAATACTGAGCCGCGCACTTCACTATCCCAATACGGTGTTCCCAGTCCGACAAATGCCGGCACGACATACACACCGTCCGTATCTTTTACACGGGCTGCATATGCTTCACTTTCAGAAGATTTTCGGAACATACGAAGGCCATCACGAAGCCACTGTATCGCGGAACCGGCAACAAAGATACTTCCTTCAAGCGCATATGTCACTTTTCCATCATATCCCCAAGCGATCGTTGTAAGCAGGCCGTGCTCCGATTTCACTGCTTCTTCACCTGTATTCATCAGCATGAAACAACCGGTTCCGTAAGTATTTTTCACCATGCCCTGTTCATAGCAGGCTTGACCGAACAATGCTGCCTGCTGGTCTCCGGCGATACCCGCAATTGGTACACGGTGACCAAAGAAGTGATTACCCGCAATTTCGCCGTAAATTTCAGAGGACGGTTTTACTTCCGGCAGCATGGATGCAGGAACGCCTAAAATGTCCAGCAATTCCTCATCCCATTTCAATTCGTAAATATTGTACATTAATGTTCGCGAAGCATTCGAATAGTCCGTTACATGAACAGCACCTTCAGTCAGCTTCCATATAATCCATGTATCAATCGTTCCGAAAAGCAGATCGCCCGCTTCCGCCTTTTCGCGTGTGCCTTCTACATTGTCCAAAATCCATTTTACTTTCGTGCCGGAAAAATACGCATCGATGAGCAAGCCGGTTTTATTACGGAACAGTTCGTTATGTCCTGCTTCTTTTAACGAATCGCAAATTTCCGCAGTTTGGCGCGATTGCCAAACGATTGCATTATAAACCGGTTCACCCGTATTTTTATCCCAGACAACCGTTGTCTCACGCTGATTCGTAATTCCGATTCCTTCGATTTGTGACGCTTGGATATTATTTTCCGATAAAACTTTTGCGATGACGGATAAAATCGAGCTCCAAATTTCCTTGGCATTATGCTCAACCCAACCCGATTTCGGGAAATGTTGTTTAAATTCCTGCTGTGCTGTATGAACAATATCCCCTTTTTTATTGAATAAAATGGCACGTGAACTAGTCGTACCCTGATCTAACGCCATAATATATTTTTCCATTATACGATCTCCTTTTTAGCGGATTTGGATTGTGTAATAAATGCAATAACACAAATGACAACAAATAACGTTGTAAACAACCAAAATGCAACTGAATTTTCATTTAAAAAGAACTGTTTATAAAACAGGGCGCCTGTTACTCCACCTATTATCGGCCCGACAATCGGCACAAAGGCATAAGACCAGTCCGAATCACGTTTACCTGGTATCGGCAGGAAGAAATGCGCGATACGGGGACCTAAATCACGGGCAGGATTGATGGCATAACCTGTTGGACCTCCTAAACTCATACCAATCGCAATAACGATAATACCGACAAGCAACGGATTAATACCATCCGCCAAAGAATTACCGCCTAACGCCAAAATTCCTAATAATAAAATAAAAGTCCCTATCATTTCTGTTACGATATTTGCCAAAGGATGGCGAATGGCAGGAATTGTAGCAAAAACGGCTAATTTTGCATCCGGATCTTTTGTTTGTGACCAGTGTGGCAAATAGGCAATATATACGATGATTGCGCCAATAATTGCCCCTAATATTTGTGCAATAATATACATTGGAACATCCGCCCATGGGAAGTCACCAATTGTTGCAAATGCTATTGTCAATGCAGGGTTCAGGTGGGCACCACTTACTCCGCCTACAGTATATGCCGCGATTGCCACAGCAAAACCCCAGGCAATCGTAATAACAACCCAGCCGCTATTTTCCGCTTTGGAAAACTTCAGCAAGGAACCAGCAACAACCCCGCCGCCTAAAATAATTAAGATCATTGTTCCTACTAATTCTGCTAAAAATGTTGACATTCCCTTCGCCTCTTTTCACTAAGTCATTGTTACGTCTTGTAGTTCCTGTTCTAGTTGGTCTGTATGCTTCTGCTTTTCTTCTGCTGTCCAGTTTAGGTAGTTACTCATTTCATCAATAACAAGCTGTTTATATTGTTTTACCAGGTGGATATTAAATAACAGTGCCCCGGTACGACGAACGAAAAAGTCGCTCGGAGTACAAGCACATTCCTCATTTATCGCATAGTACAGCTGACCGAAAACAACAGGCGGTAAGTTCCCTTTTGCCTGTTTAATATAATCAAATACTTTGTCAACATTTGTACCGTAGAATTTTGCTAAATAACGGCTCTGTTCTTCCGTTAATCCAAGATCCTGGCCTTTTATCGTCCGTTTTTCAACAAACGATTCAAAGAACTTCGATCCGCTCGTTTCCCCGCCCGAAATAGGAAGATTTTTTGTAATGGATTTGCCGAATTTCATCTGGTATTCATCATTTAATTGCTTTACGACTAGGTCGACGATTTTTTCCGCCATTTTACGGTAGCCTGTCAGTTTTCCGCCTGCAATCGTAATAAGTCCGCTTTCCGATTGCCAAATTTCATCTTTACGTGAAATTTCCGATGGTCCCTTTCCTTCTTCATGGATAAGCGGTCTCACCCCTGCCCATGCCGATTCGATTTTTTCTTCTGTCAGCTGCAGTTGTGGGAACATATAATGAATCGCATCCATAATATATTGCCGATCCTCTTTTGTTACCTTTATGTCTGCAGGATCGCCTTCGTAAAAAGTATCTGTTGTTCCGACATATGCTTTGCCGTCCCTCGGAATCGCAAAAATCATCCGTCCATCTTTTTCCGTATCAAAATAGATTGCCTGCTGCAGCGGGAAATCGTCCTCATCGAAAACGAGATGCACACCTTTCGATAAAATAAGATGTTTGTTATTAAGTTCCCCATCTAATTTGCGCACATCATCAACCCATGGACCTGCCGCGTTGACGACTTTTTTTGCTCGAATTTCATATTGTTCACCAGTGAGCTGGTCTTCCACCGTCACTTTAGAAAAGGCCACGTTATTCGCTTCAATACCGACAACTTTCAGGTGATTCATTGCGATTGCCCCGTTGGCAACAGCCGCCTTCATTACTTCGATTGTCAGGCGCGCATCGTCTGTACGATATTCTACATAAACGCCGCCACCGAGCAGACCGTCCTTTTTAATAAGCGGTTCACGGGCAATCGTTTCATCTGCTGAAAGCATAAAGCGTCGTTCATCCTTTTTGACATTCGCTAAAATGTCGTATACTTTCAATCCAAGCGCCGTCGAAAACGAACCAAATGTCCCCCCTTTATGGAAGGGAAGCAACATCCATACAGGTGTTGTGACATGTGGTCCGTTTTCATAAACGATGGCCCGTTCTCGACCAAGCTCGGCAACCTCTTTTATTTCGAATTGTTTTAAGTAGCGCAGGCCGCCGTGCACAAGTTTTGTCGATCGGCTACTTGTGCCTTCCGCAAAGTCCTGCATTTCTGCCAACCCTACTTTTAACCCTCGTGTGGCGGCATCCAGTGCAATCCCCGCACCTGTAATTCCACCTCCAATAACAAACAGATCAAAAGTGTCTTCTATAAATGTTTTTTTCAGTCGCTCTCTTGCATTTGCAGAAAAGTTTCCCATACCGTTTTCCTCCTTACCAAATGAAGCTTTAAATCTATACCCTATTTTCGCCTTGTTCATATCCTAAAATTCACAAAAATATGAAAAAACATTTTAAATTAAAGCATCCGCTCTTAAGGAAACGAAAAAAACCGAGCCTCAATTAATTGAGCTCGGTTCATGTCTATACGATTATTCCGCGTCTTTTGAAGTTTCGAACTGGATCCCTGTAATGTGGATGTTCACTTCGCTTGTTTCGATGGCTGTCATATTTAAAATGGCTTGACGAATCGTTGTTTGCACTTCTTTCGCCACTTTTGGAATGGCATAACCATATTTTACAGTGCAGAATACATCAATGACAATATTGCCTTCTTCAGACATTGCTGACTTGATGCCTTTCGAATGGACTTTTTTACCGAAACGCTCAGCAACACCTGATGCGAAATTTCCGCGTGTTGCTGCGATTCCTTCCACTTCTGTTGCAGCGATACCTGCGATAACTTCAATTACTTCAGGCGCGACTTCAATCTTCCCTAATTCTTCTTTACCAACCGGTGTTGGTTGTACGAATGCTACTTGTTGTTTCTCAGCCATTTGCGATACATCCTCTCTTATGTAAACTAATGGATTTCTAACGCTTGTTACTTTAAATCCTTATGTTCAGTATACTACAATTATAGACTGGATGTAGAACCGTTACGCCACATTTTCTAAATTTGGCACTGGTTATCCATTATTCCATGCATACTGACCGTCATTCGGATCAACTAGTTTAATATCATACACTTCACAGTAATGTTTTGCTACAAATAATATTTCCTGACGTACTTGCAGCATAATAACCGTATCATTCGTCTCGACAAAGTATCGGATAAGAATACGACAGCTTGTCGGCATCAGCTCATCCATCGCCACATGAATGATTTTTTTCGAGATTTTCGGATGCAATGATATTTGCTCACGTACCGATTCCAAAAACTTCACAATACTTTCCTCGCTGTTTTCAATGGAAACATGAAGGAAATGCTCCACTTTTCTTTCTGTCCGATTCGACAAATTGTAAATCGGCCGATTGACCAAATACGAGTTCGGTACATAAACAGTGCCTTTGTCGGATGTTTGAATGACTGTACTGCGCAAATTAATATCCTGGATCGTCCCGTCGATTTTTTCATCACTCGACATGACCCAATCCCCGATCTGGAATGGTTTATCCAAGGCAACACTCATCCCGCCGAATATATGTGCGAGCGTGTCACGAATACCAAATGCAAGCGCAACCCCTGTCAGTCCAATCGCAGTTAAAAACCCGTTTAAATTAAAGTTCCACAGTGACGCAATTGTAAACATGGCAATTACCATAACCGCAACTTTACTCATCCTTAAGAAAAACGGTGTTAAAATATCCTGATCTTTGCCTGTTTCAAACCGGTGCGGATTTTTTAGATAAAAACCGAGTACATCATACAGCGCTTTAAACGCAAAAAATACATAAACCGAATCGATATAAATACCGAGTTTCGCATTATCAAATAGCCATACTTCCACTAATAGAGATGCCGCCATCACAATCAGGCTGAAAATAATGGCATTACGTATTGATGGATACACACTTTTAGTAATGTCACCAAAAACCGGATGATTTTTTTTATTGAATAGATCCGCGATTTTGAACAGCAGCGGCCGTATTATGAATCGAATGACGAGTAAACCAACGACAATTATTGCAGCAGCCGCCAGACCATCTGCTACAGTCGGTGCGGTAACAGACGGAATTAACCATTTTACCGATTCCCACATAACAATCACCTTCTTAAACCTTCTTTACAACTACAAGACAAAATCATACCATTTGAGACTCCCACGTCTAAAGACGCAAGCCCTAACCCTTACGGTTTAACGGGTGGGATTCTTGAGTGACTAAGCGTTCGCAGTCCATTTCTGTTTTGAACAGTCCTCAAGATTAGGGTATCTCATTACCCCTCCCTATCCAGTGCATCTAGCAGATAAGGCTGGTTGATTGTTACCATCAACCACAGGTGCATATCGAATATTCATCGCACCCATTATGTCTCTATGTGTTTCGAATCCGCATGGACATTGATACTTCCTATCTTGTGCCTTATTCTTTTTTGAACATTTAGGGCATGTTTGACTTGTATATGCAGGATTTACATAGTCAACTTTCATCCCTGCTAAATTTGCTTTATATTCAATAAATTGAGCGAGTCGATAGAATGACCATGTATGCAAATTCTTTTCGTTTTTACGACTTGTTCTTGTCGTCTGTCTAATATTCGCTAATCGTTCTAAACGAATGACAGAAATTTTATTTTCTTTCGCAAAATTAATTATTTCACAACTCACTTTATGGTCTTGGTCTTTCATCCATCGCTGTTCCTTGTCGTTCAATTTTCGGATAGCATTTAACTTTTTCTTTTCCCCTAATTCTTTACGAACTGAACGGAATTTCCTTTTCTTGAATTTATTTTGTCTGCCATTACCAAAGAAACGCACTTTTTCGTTATCAGTCACAGCAACAGCAGGTACTTTTAGTCCTAAATCTACTCCCATGACTTTCAATCCTGTTTTTTGAGTAGTAGGAATAGTGACGGAAATTTGTGCAATCCATTTATTCGACTTTTTTGTAACACGCAGTGCACCTAACTTATGTTTAAGCAAATCGAAATTCCGATTATCTTTATCAACCAATAAAGCGCGAATAGGTGTTTTCTTAGTTTTTCTGTCAACCATGATAGGCAAGGAGATGTGAGTGACATCAAAAGAATAGTTTTGATTGTTCCAGATACACATCGGTTTCTTCAACACTGGAACTGTTTCAAATTTTGTTTTCTTTGCCTTATTGAAAACACTTTTCGCATCTTTAATCGCTTGGTTCTTTACCGCACTTGGCAAAAGTACATCCATGTTTTTACTTGTTTTCCTGGTGCTTTTCTTTTCTTTTACCATTTCAACTACAAGACCATTGATTGTAGAAATGTATTCTTTACTCATTTCAGTTAGAATCAAAGCCTGCTCTTTCGTAGGTAACAATTTGACGTTGACAGTGATTGTTTGTGACATGTTTTCACCCCCTTGTCTTCTGTTGCTCAACATAACGTTTAATTGTTTCACTCGATACATTTCTAGCGGTAGAAACAAAATATGAACGTGTCCATAAACTCGGCAAGTGTTGTAGTTGAGGAAATTCTTCACGCAATCGTTTAGATGTCACTCCTTTTATTTTTGCCATGATGTTTGCAGGACTTAATGTAGGTAGTGCATTTAGAAATAGGTGTGCATGATCTTCGTAACATTCTAAGGCAACCACTTTTATTTTCATAGACTCACATATTTCGTACACCATTTCTTTGAATCTCTGTTCTACATTGTCATCAAGAAATAGTTTCCTTCTGTATCGAGGGCAAAAGACAAAGTGATAATTAATCAATGATACGGTTGTGTTTGTTCTTCTGTATTCTTCCATAACCAAATTGTATCAGTTTGAATTACAGACTGCAACGCACGTGTATAAATATAGATAGTGAAAATTTCGGTCAATTGAGATAGCAACAGCTATC belongs to Solibacillus sp. FSL W7-1436 and includes:
- the glpK gene encoding glycerol kinase GlpK produces the protein MEKYIMALDQGTTSSRAILFNKKGDIVHTAQQEFKQHFPKSGWVEHNAKEIWSSILSVIAKVLSENNIQASQIEGIGITNQRETTVVWDKNTGEPVYNAIVWQSRQTAEICDSLKEAGHNELFRNKTGLLIDAYFSGTKVKWILDNVEGTREKAEAGDLLFGTIDTWIIWKLTEGAVHVTDYSNASRTLMYNIYELKWDEELLDILGVPASMLPEVKPSSEIYGEIAGNHFFGHRVPIAGIAGDQQAALFGQACYEQGMVKNTYGTGCFMLMNTGEEAVKSEHGLLTTIAWGYDGKVTYALEGSIFVAGSAIQWLRDGLRMFRKSSESEAYAARVKDTDGVYVVPAFVGLGTPYWDSEVRGSVFGLTRGTSKEHFIRATLESLAYQTRDVLSAMESDSGIELRKLRVDGGAVMNDFLMQFQSDILNVPVERPSINETTALGAAYLAGLAVGFWENLDEVQQHWQLNRQFEPAMDEEQRESLFTGWHKAVKAAQAFK
- the xseB gene encoding exodeoxyribonuclease VII small subunit; its protein translation is MTKPTFATAMTELEEVVRKLEQGDVPLEEAIDLYKKGMELSKLCHDTLQNAEQQLISIVGEDGEKKAFQQGNGED
- a CDS encoding glycerol-3-phosphate dehydrogenase/oxidase, which encodes MGNFSANARERLKKTFIEDTFDLFVIGGGITGAGIALDAATRGLKVGLAEMQDFAEGTSSRSTKLVHGGLRYLKQFEIKEVAELGRERAIVYENGPHVTTPVWMLLPFHKGGTFGSFSTALGLKVYDILANVKKDERRFMLSADETIAREPLIKKDGLLGGGVYVEYRTDDARLTIEVMKAAVANGAIAMNHLKVVGIEANNVAFSKVTVEDQLTGEQYEIRAKKVVNAAGPWVDDVRKLDGELNNKHLILSKGVHLVFDEDDFPLQQAIYFDTEKDGRMIFAIPRDGKAYVGTTDTFYEGDPADIKVTKEDRQYIMDAIHYMFPQLQLTEEKIESAWAGVRPLIHEEGKGPSEISRKDEIWQSESGLITIAGGKLTGYRKMAEKIVDLVVKQLNDEYQMKFGKSITKNLPISGGETSGSKFFESFVEKRTIKGQDLGLTEEQSRYLAKFYGTNVDKVFDYIKQAKGNLPPVVFGQLYYAINEECACTPSDFFVRRTGALLFNIHLVKQYKQLVIDEMSNYLNWTAEEKQKHTDQLEQELQDVTMT
- a CDS encoding mechanosensitive ion channel family protein, encoding MWESVKWLIPSVTAPTVADGLAAAAIIVVGLLVIRFIIRPLLFKIADLFNKKNHPVFGDITKSVYPSIRNAIIFSLIVMAASLLVEVWLFDNAKLGIYIDSVYVFFAFKALYDVLGFYLKNPHRFETGKDQDILTPFFLRMSKVAVMVIAMFTIASLWNFNLNGFLTAIGLTGVALAFGIRDTLAHIFGGMSVALDKPFQIGDWVMSSDEKIDGTIQDINLRSTVIQTSDKGTVYVPNSYLVNRPIYNLSNRTERKVEHFLHVSIENSEESIVKFLESVREQISLHPKISKKIIHVAMDELMPTSCRILIRYFVETNDTVIMLQVRQEILFVAKHYCEVYDIKLVDPNDGQYAWNNG
- the xseA gene encoding exodeoxyribonuclease VII large subunit encodes the protein MTSNSYLSVKALTKYIKRKFDADPHLRDVYVTGELSNVKVHSSGHIYFTLKDDSSRINATMFRSQASKLSFKPEEGMKVFIRGDVNVYEASGAYQLYAQTMEPDGIGGLFVAFNQLKERLQKEGLFNPNFKQPIPQFPKTIGVLTATTGAAIRDICTTINRRYPQAEILIYPTLVQGAGAAPNITENIYLANRHGFCDVLIVGRGGGSIEDLWAFNEEIVARAIFESRIPVISAVGHETDTTIADFVADLRAPTPTAAAELAVPNQQQLYQQILHHQSILHQMMTSKVNFERNRLTKLQNSYPLATPERLYRPFIERLVQVDLSLQNAAKLYMMNEKSKLQTIDSRMKLYSPVHQLTAAKQQLAHRTQTLTNRMQQQLAQNKVAFTNQLRMLEALNPLALMSKGFSVAYKEKNVVKSVHELEKGDVIQVTFQDGYAEAKIEKKHVQKEGEAK
- a CDS encoding transposase, yielding MSQTITVNVKLLPTKEQALILTEMSKEYISTINGLVVEMVKEKKSTRKTSKNMDVLLPSAVKNQAIKDAKSVFNKAKKTKFETVPVLKKPMCIWNNQNYSFDVTHISLPIMVDRKTKKTPIRALLVDKDNRNFDLLKHKLGALRVTKKSNKWIAQISVTIPTTQKTGLKVMGVDLGLKVPAVAVTDNEKVRFFGNGRQNKFKKRKFRSVRKELGEKKKLNAIRKLNDKEQRWMKDQDHKVSCEIINFAKENKISVIRLERLANIRQTTRTSRKNEKNLHTWSFYRLAQFIEYKANLAGMKVDYVNPAYTSQTCPKCSKKNKAQDRKYQCPCGFETHRDIMGAMNIRYAPVVDGNNQPALSARCTG
- the tnpA gene encoding IS200/IS605 family transposase, whose amino-acid sequence is MEEYRRTNTTVSLINYHFVFCPRYRRKLFLDDNVEQRFKEMVYEICESMKIKVVALECYEDHAHLFLNALPTLSPANIMAKIKGVTSKRLREEFPQLQHLPSLWTRSYFVSTARNVSSETIKRYVEQQKTRG
- a CDS encoding MIP/aquaporin family protein; this encodes MSTFLAELVGTMILIILGGGVVAGSLLKFSKAENSGWVVITIAWGFAVAIAAYTVGGVSGAHLNPALTIAFATIGDFPWADVPMYIIAQILGAIIGAIIVYIAYLPHWSQTKDPDAKLAVFATIPAIRHPLANIVTEMIGTFILLLGILALGGNSLADGINPLLVGIIVIAIGMSLGGPTGYAINPARDLGPRIAHFFLPIPGKRDSDWSYAFVPIVGPIIGGVTGALFYKQFFLNENSVAFWLFTTLFVVICVIAFITQSKSAKKEIV
- a CDS encoding Asp23/Gls24 family envelope stress response protein; this encodes MAEKQQVAFVQPTPVGKEELGKIEVAPEVIEVIAGIAATEVEGIAATRGNFASGVAERFGKKVHSKGIKSAMSEEGNIVIDVFCTVKYGYAIPKVAKEVQTTIRQAILNMTAIETSEVNIHITGIQFETSKDAE
- a CDS encoding aminopeptidase yields the protein MSKDYIRIANEEDLTLINAYFKQALSHYEEVGELMAMQDIRYFLENMEHFQFYVLKETAEQMTYLFEFPESGNEKRETGTLMIPLQNN
- the folD gene encoding bifunctional methylenetetrahydrofolate dehydrogenase/methenyltetrahydrofolate cyclohydrolase FolD, with the protein product MSSVIINGKEIGQEIRTGVATRVQALKEKGITPGLAVILVGDNPASKTYVANKQKSCEQIGMYSELVKLPEDISEQALLEKIGELNERASIHGILVQLPLPKHINEDKVIQTISPEKDVDGFSPISVGKMMLGQDTYLPCTPYGVMKMLEHAGIDVAGKHAVIVGRSHIVGKPMGQLLLQKDATVTYTHSKTPDLPSFTKQADILIAAVGRANFITSEHIKEGAVVIDVGINRNQDNRLCGDVDFDDVLGIASHITPVPGGVGPMTITMLLENTVQAAEKELEGQEK
- the nusB gene encoding transcription antitermination factor NusB codes for the protein MKRTEARQKALQALFQLDSTELTIEEAIGHVLEEEQKSNPFLEQLVRGTTENLEAIDAALEKNLEKWTINRLPKIERTILRLAVFELLYEEETPNRVIMNEAIELSKTFGDEKSSKFVNGVLSKFTEQ